The nucleotide sequence GCGAGTACATGTCCGGCCGCCAGTATCGCGACGTCTATTCGGTCGACGTCACGAGCGGCAAGCGCACGAAGATCCTCACGAAGTCTCTCTACGGCGCGACGCTCAGCCCGAGCGGCCGCTACGCCGCGTACCAGCAGGACGGGCAGTGGAACGTCATCGACCTCAAGAGCGGCGCGCGCACCAACCTCACCGGCAAGCTCAAGGTCGGCTTCGTGAACACCGAAGACGACCACCCGGTGCCGGAGCGGCGCGCGTACGGACTCGCCGGCTTCACGACGGGCGAGAAGTCGGTGCTCGTGAACGACCGTTTCGACATCTGGCAGATCCCGATCGACGGATCGTCAGCGACGCGTCTCACGAAAGGCCGTGAGGACTCGACGGTGTACCGCTGCGTCAACGAAGGCGGCGGATTCGGCGGCGGCGGTGGACGCGGGGGACGAGGCGGCGGCGCGGCCCGCTCGACGCCCTGTCAGCTCGACGGTGAAGGCAGGACGATCGACGCCGCGAAGCCGCTCGTTCTCTCGGCCACCGGCGAGTACAACAAGAAGAGCGGCTATTCGCGTCTCACGATCGGCCAGCCCGCGCAGCAACTCGTCTGGCTCGACAAAAGCGTGACGAATCTGCGTCGCGCCGAGAACGCCGACGTGTTTTTGGTCGAGGAGCAGACGGCCGAGGAGTCGCCAAACTATTTCGTCGCCGCGGGTGGCGCGTCGCTCGCGAGCGCGAAGCGTGTGTCGAGCTCGAACGCGTTCCAGAGCGACTACGCGTGGCCGAAGCAGGTGCTGATGAATTACAGCAACAAGCGCGGCGACAAGCTGCAAATGATGCTGACGTACCCGGCGAACTACGAGCCGGGCAAGAAGTATCCGATGGTCGTGTACTACTATGAAAAGCTCTCGCAGGGCTTCAATTCCTATTTGATGCCCAACGAGCGCAATCCTTATAACATCTCCGTCTTCGCCCAAAACGGGTACTTCGTTCTGCGTCCCGACATCGTGTTCCAGGCACGCAATCCGGGATACTCGGGGCTCGACTGCGTGACGTCGGCCGTGGCCGCCGTGGAGTCGAAGGTCGCTGACATCGACGCGAAGCACGTCGGCAACATGGGACACTCGTGGGGCGGATATCAGTCGGCGTTCTATGCCGTGCACAACCACGGCACGTTCGCCGCGTCGATCGCCGGCGCGCCGCTCACCGACTTGATCAGCATGTATGGCTACACGTCGGGCAACAGCGGTCTTCCCGAGACCGGCCACTACGAGACGAGCCAGGAGCGCATGCAGGTCCCCCTGTGGGAGGATCCGCAGGCGTACATCCGCAATTCGACGGTCTACGCCGTGGACTCGCTCCACACGCCGCTCCTGCTCGAGGAAGGGGACGCCGACGGCAACGTGAACCACTTCCAGAGCGAAGAGCTGTACAACTTCGGCCGCCGCCTCGGGAAGCAGGTTGTCTACCTCGTCTACGAAGGCGAGAACCACAATGTCGCGCGTCCGGAAAGCCAAGCCGACTATCTCCACCGCCAGTTGGAGTGGTTCGGCTACTTCCTCAAGGGAGATCCGCCGGCGCCGTGGATCACCGACGGCGAGACGTACCTCGTGCGTCAGAGGATTCTAAAGGACGGAACCACCGCACCGGGCGCGACGGCCGTGCAAGCGGGAAGCGCGACTGGGCGAGGGGGAAGGCCTTAACCGGGTGGACAGGTGGACGGGTGGACGGGTGGACGGTCACCCTGGAGCCCAGCCGCTTGTCCGTTTATCGATCTTTCTACTGTCCACCCGTCCACCTGTCCACCCGTCCATCTATCAATGCGCTTCCACTCTTCCCTCGCCTTCATCGCACTTCTCGTC is from Gemmatimonadaceae bacterium and encodes:
- a CDS encoding prolyl oligopeptidase family serine peptidase, with the protein product MPRPGWFVAIVLAAAPLAAQQPSSTHGAAKPTLTSADYAKWETLGAGALSPDGKWVAYDVRRGNGTTELHYRAVDSDKDQTARSATNPQFSAGGNSRWLLYTITPDTAGGRGGRGGRAGAGRAGGGAPAEGGTAPNRNKVGIVDLRTGVITTLDDVQSYSLSSDGSHVALRRYPVGGRRAADVIVRDLEAGTELAFGNVSESSWSEDGAMLAMTIDVDGHTGNGVQVLDAKTGSIRSLDASDAIYTGLTWRGHSDDLAAMRSKTDTAFADTAYAVLAWHGVGAGSGAKKQVYDFSNDRSFAPGLRVAAYRAPSWSDDGSTLFFGVAPREAKVTPERRAPGELPPAKVQVWHWKDVREFHQQEVSANQDRSRTTLVAWHVGDPSAVRLSADPLETVQLSENGAAALATDEGPYAREYMSGRQYRDVYSVDVTSGKRTKILTKSLYGATLSPSGRYAAYQQDGQWNVIDLKSGARTNLTGKLKVGFVNTEDDHPVPERRAYGLAGFTTGEKSVLVNDRFDIWQIPIDGSSATRLTKGREDSTVYRCVNEGGGFGGGGGRGGRGGGAARSTPCQLDGEGRTIDAAKPLVLSATGEYNKKSGYSRLTIGQPAQQLVWLDKSVTNLRRAENADVFLVEEQTAEESPNYFVAAGGASLASAKRVSSSNAFQSDYAWPKQVLMNYSNKRGDKLQMMLTYPANYEPGKKYPMVVYYYEKLSQGFNSYLMPNERNPYNISVFAQNGYFVLRPDIVFQARNPGYSGLDCVTSAVAAVESKVADIDAKHVGNMGHSWGGYQSAFYAVHNHGTFAASIAGAPLTDLISMYGYTSGNSGLPETGHYETSQERMQVPLWEDPQAYIRNSTVYAVDSLHTPLLLEEGDADGNVNHFQSEELYNFGRRLGKQVVYLVYEGENHNVARPESQADYLHRQLEWFGYFLKGDPPAPWITDGETYLVRQRILKDGTTAPGATAVQAGSATGRGGRP